From Miscanthus floridulus cultivar M001 chromosome 15, ASM1932011v1, whole genome shotgun sequence, the proteins below share one genomic window:
- the LOC136506528 gene encoding choline/ethanolaminephosphotransferase 2-like: MASMSPHGRMILAHLCDEPKGLKSGMFMSLVFLCFLIANALIAKINDGSPLVDELVLLLLYCAYTGELEHFSFILASYDHFYGIFPRH; the protein is encoded by the exons ATGGCTTCCATGTCTCCCCAT GGAAGAATGATACTTGCTCATTTGTGTGACGAGCCCAAAGGTCTAAAATCTGGGATGTTCATG TCTCTGGTGTTTCTTTGTTTTCTGATTGCAAATGCTCTCATTGCAAAGATCAACGATGG GAGTCCTTTAGTTGATGAGCTTGTGTTGCTGCTTCTTTATTGTGCATATACAGGTGAACTTGAGCATTTCAGTTTCATACTTGCATCTTATGATCATTTCTATGGAATCTTTCCTAGGCACTAA